Proteins encoded by one window of Astatotilapia calliptera chromosome 13, fAstCal1.2, whole genome shotgun sequence:
- the entpd6 gene encoding ectonucleoside triphosphate diphosphohydrolase 6 isoform X1, with protein sequence MKRPKLAGAFLFVCCLFAYLMFVKHHYSTSKPEAYRLPPHHQPDSDLSADEGPTSDAGRRFQYGIMFDAGSTGTRIHVFKFQIEDKGAPKLAQETFRAIKPGLSAYADDPQQCTAGIVELLEVAKSSVPPSYWTSTPVVLKATAGLRLLPGEKADQLLDRVRALFLESPFLSTDDSVSIMDGTDEGISAWITVNFLTGGLHSAHSPTVGMLDLGGGSTQITFSPQDEKTIQTSPIDYIRTFQMFNHPHVVYTHSYLGLGLMSARLAILGGVGAPPLGGSPELVSPCLAPEYSGSWEHADVVYTVKGQSTGEPFYEACLNRVEKVLYQKVAKASGVTDMDFYAFSFYYDRAVDIGAIDEKKGGSIRVSDYTDAAKKGCSDVSVGPQRSPFLCLDLVYISALLQELGFPPHKQFRLARTINQVETSWALGATFHYIESLKAH encoded by the exons ATGAAGAGACCAAAGCTGGCCGGAGCTTTCCTCTTCGTGTGCTGCCTGTTTGCCTACCTGATGTTCGTTAAGCATCACTACTCCACCTCCAAACCGGAGGCCTACAGACTACCTCCTCACCACCAGCCTGACTCAGACCTCAGCGCAGATGAAGGGCCCACCTCTGATGCTGGACGGCGCTTCCAGTACGGCATCATGTTTGATGCTGGGAGCACTGGGACCAGAATCCATGTCTTTAAGTTCCAGATAGAGGACAAAG GAGCTCCAAAGCTGGCCCAAGAGACGTTCAGAGCCATCAAACCAGGACTGTCAGCGTACGCCGACGACCCGCAGCAG TGCACTGCAGGGATCGTGGAGCTCTTGGAGGTCGCCAAGTCCAGCGTCCCCCCTTCGTACTGGACCTCCACCCCCGTGGTCCTGAAGGCGACGGCTGGGCTGCGTCTACTTCCTGGAGAGAAAGCCGACCAGCTGCTGGACAGA GTGAGGGCGCTGTTCCTGGAGTCTCCCTTCCTGTCCACAGATGACAGCGTGTCCATCATGGACGGCACCGATGAAG GTATTTCTGCTTGGATCACCGTCAACTTCCTCACAG gTGGTCTTCACAGTGCTCACTCGCCCACAGTGGGGATGCTGGATTTGGGAGGTGGGTCGACTCAGATCACCTTCAGCCCTCAGGACGAG AAAACCATCCAGACCTCACCTATCGACTACATCCGGACCTTCCAGATGTTCAACCACCCACATGTGGTCTACACTCACAG CTATCTGGGTCTGGGCCTGATGTCGGCTCGCCTCGCCATCTTGGGAGGCGTCGGTGCCCCGCCCC tagGGGGCAGCCCGGAGCTGGTCAGCCCCTGCCTTGCTCCAGAGTACTCGGGCAGCTGGGAGCACGCTGACGTGGTCTACACTGTGAAAGGCCAGAGCACAG GGGAGCCGTTTTACGAGGCGTGCCTGAACAGAGTGGAGAAGGTTTTGTACCAGAAGGTGGCGAAGGCGTCCGGCGTGACCGACATGGACTTCTACGCCTTCTCCTTCTACTACGACCGCGCCGTCGACATCGGCGCCATCG ACGAGAAGAAGGGAGGAAGCATCAGAGTGTCCGACTACACCGACGCAGCGAAGAAAG GGTGCAGCGACGTGTCCGTCGGTCCTCAGCGGAGCCCCTTCCTCTGTCTGGACCTGGTCTACATCTCAGCCCTGCTGCAGGAGCTCGGCTTCCCTCCACACAAGCAGTTCAGG CTTGCGAGGACCATCAACCAGGTGGAGACCAGCTGGGCTCTGGGCGCCACTTTCCACTACATCGAGTCCCTGAAGGCACACTGA
- the entpd6 gene encoding ectonucleoside triphosphate diphosphohydrolase 6 isoform X2, giving the protein MKRPKLAGAFLFVCCLFAYLMFVKHHYSTSKPEAYRLPPHHQPDSDLSADEGPTSDAGRRFQYGIMFDAGSTGTRIHVFKFQIEDKGAPKLAQETFRAIKPGLSAYADDPQQCTAGIVELLEVAKSSVPPSYWTSTPVVLKATAGLRLLPGEKADQLLDRVRALFLESPFLSTDDSVSIMDGTDEGISAWITVNFLTGGLHSAHSPTVGMLDLGGGSTQITFSPQDEKTIQTSPIDYIRTFQMFNHPHVVYTHSYLGLGLMSARLAILGGVGAPPRGSPELVSPCLAPEYSGSWEHADVVYTVKGQSTGEPFYEACLNRVEKVLYQKVAKASGVTDMDFYAFSFYYDRAVDIGAIDEKKGGSIRVSDYTDAAKKGCSDVSVGPQRSPFLCLDLVYISALLQELGFPPHKQFRLARTINQVETSWALGATFHYIESLKAH; this is encoded by the exons ATGAAGAGACCAAAGCTGGCCGGAGCTTTCCTCTTCGTGTGCTGCCTGTTTGCCTACCTGATGTTCGTTAAGCATCACTACTCCACCTCCAAACCGGAGGCCTACAGACTACCTCCTCACCACCAGCCTGACTCAGACCTCAGCGCAGATGAAGGGCCCACCTCTGATGCTGGACGGCGCTTCCAGTACGGCATCATGTTTGATGCTGGGAGCACTGGGACCAGAATCCATGTCTTTAAGTTCCAGATAGAGGACAAAG GAGCTCCAAAGCTGGCCCAAGAGACGTTCAGAGCCATCAAACCAGGACTGTCAGCGTACGCCGACGACCCGCAGCAG TGCACTGCAGGGATCGTGGAGCTCTTGGAGGTCGCCAAGTCCAGCGTCCCCCCTTCGTACTGGACCTCCACCCCCGTGGTCCTGAAGGCGACGGCTGGGCTGCGTCTACTTCCTGGAGAGAAAGCCGACCAGCTGCTGGACAGA GTGAGGGCGCTGTTCCTGGAGTCTCCCTTCCTGTCCACAGATGACAGCGTGTCCATCATGGACGGCACCGATGAAG GTATTTCTGCTTGGATCACCGTCAACTTCCTCACAG gTGGTCTTCACAGTGCTCACTCGCCCACAGTGGGGATGCTGGATTTGGGAGGTGGGTCGACTCAGATCACCTTCAGCCCTCAGGACGAG AAAACCATCCAGACCTCACCTATCGACTACATCCGGACCTTCCAGATGTTCAACCACCCACATGTGGTCTACACTCACAG CTATCTGGGTCTGGGCCTGATGTCGGCTCGCCTCGCCATCTTGGGAGGCGTCGGTGCCCCGCCCC GGGGCAGCCCGGAGCTGGTCAGCCCCTGCCTTGCTCCAGAGTACTCGGGCAGCTGGGAGCACGCTGACGTGGTCTACACTGTGAAAGGCCAGAGCACAG GGGAGCCGTTTTACGAGGCGTGCCTGAACAGAGTGGAGAAGGTTTTGTACCAGAAGGTGGCGAAGGCGTCCGGCGTGACCGACATGGACTTCTACGCCTTCTCCTTCTACTACGACCGCGCCGTCGACATCGGCGCCATCG ACGAGAAGAAGGGAGGAAGCATCAGAGTGTCCGACTACACCGACGCAGCGAAGAAAG GGTGCAGCGACGTGTCCGTCGGTCCTCAGCGGAGCCCCTTCCTCTGTCTGGACCTGGTCTACATCTCAGCCCTGCTGCAGGAGCTCGGCTTCCCTCCACACAAGCAGTTCAGG CTTGCGAGGACCATCAACCAGGTGGAGACCAGCTGGGCTCTGGGCGCCACTTTCCACTACATCGAGTCCCTGAAGGCACACTGA
- the aifm2 gene encoding ferroptosis suppressor protein 1, with the protein MGGQVSTEGVHVVVVGGGFGGIAAAQDLKYRGFSFTLIDMRDAFHHNLGALRAAVQPGFAQKTFIPYAETFGESFVQGRVELVDTDRQLVILEGGREIQYSHLILCTGTDGPFPGKFNTVASHKEAVQKYEDFIREVQAADSVLVVGGGSTGVEMAAEIKTEYPDKKVVLIHSKLGLADPELLPSIRREANQVLLEKGVELVLGQKVSNLSELPLNTMTKNTEVITDHGETLVTDLIICCTGLKINSAAYSATFNDSMAENGALKVNDHLQVDGFSNIFAVGDCTNVNEPKTAYNAGFHAAVAVANIANSVSGKELTSYQTGNVTMLLAMGHDDGVGQYNGFRLPRWFVAWGKSRDVLVWKSWKEMKQKQP; encoded by the exons ATGGGGGGTCAGGTGTCAACCGAGGGTGTCCACGTGGTGGTGGTGGGCGGAGGATTTGGTGGAATCGCTGCAGCTCAAGACCTGAAGTATCGAGGATTCAGCTTCACTCTGATCGACATGAGAGACGCTTTCCATCACAACCTGGGCGCTCTGCGAGCCGCCGTACAGCCAG GCTTTGCTCAGAAGACCTTCATCCCGTACGCCGAGACGTTTGGCGAGAGCTTCGTTCAGGGTCGGGTGGAGCTCGTCGACACAGACAGGCAGCTGGTGatcctggagggagggagg GAGATCCAGTACTCCCACCTCATCCTGTGCACTGGCACCGACGGGCCGTTCCCCGGGAAGTTCAACACGGTGGCGTCGCATAAGGAGGCGGTCCAGAAGTACGAGGACTTCATCAGAGAG gttcaggctgctgactCGGTGTTGGTGGTCGGCGGAGGATCGACCGGTGTGGAGATGGCTGCAGAGATAAAGACAGAGTATCCTGATAAGAAG GTGGTTCTGATCCACTCCAAACTCGGGCTGGCTGACCCGGAGCTGCTGCCCAGCATCAGGCGCGAGGCCAATCAGGTTCTCTTGGAGAAGGGGGTGGAGCTTGTGTTGG GACAGAAAGTGAGCAACTTGTCGGAGCTGCCGCTGAACACGATGACGAAGAACACGGAGGTGATCACGGACCACGGCGAAACGCTGGTCACGGATCTGATCATCTGCTGCACCGGGCTCAAGATCAACTCTGCAGCCTACAGCGCCACCTTCa ATGACAGTATGGCTGAAAACGGGGCCTTGAAGGTCAACGACCACTTGCAGGTCGACGGTTTCTCCAACATCTTCGCCGTGGGTGACTGCACCAATGTCAACGAGCCCAAGACGGCGTACAACGCCGGCTTCCACGCCGCTGTCGCCGTGGCCAACATTGCCAACAGTGTGAGCGGGAAGGAGCTGACTTCCTATCAAACAG GTAACGTCACCATGCTGCTGGCGATGGGCCATGACGACGGCGTGGGTCAATACAACGGCTTCAGGCTGCCCCGCTGGTTCGTCGCCTGGGGAAAAAGTCGAGATGTCCTGGTGTGGAAGAGCTGGAAGGAGATGAAGCAGAAACAGCCCTGA